In Candidatus Binatus sp., a single genomic region encodes these proteins:
- a CDS encoding right-handed parallel beta-helix repeat-containing protein gives MGFRLKFQRASACFGGAGIAVEFASPIIQSNTITNNTQTDCTGGGGAGILLLGAGSGLIVSNTISNNSWSSGDGGGILMYGAGNPLILNNLITGNLTTGVFGGGGPSAAGGGIAMYGSAPLLGQNLIVNNNSDIGAGVYFSVPSASTGPLIVNNTILGNDATRGLGSAIYADGFAGPAELINNLLLAPGSENVVFCSPYGLAINPSRRANGLKSFGGCGVARDNCFFISIESTNLAARAI, from the coding sequence ATGGGTTTCCGTCTAAAGTTCCAGAGAGCCAGTGCCTGCTTTGGCGGAGCTGGGATTGCCGTCGAGTTTGCGTCGCCGATAATTCAGTCGAACACGATCACGAACAACACTCAGACGGACTGCACCGGCGGAGGAGGTGCGGGAATCCTACTGCTTGGGGCGGGGAGTGGATTGATCGTCTCCAACACCATCAGCAACAACTCCTGGTCGAGTGGCGACGGAGGTGGAATCTTGATGTATGGGGCGGGTAATCCGCTGATTCTGAACAACCTGATCACCGGCAACCTTACCACGGGTGTGTTTGGAGGAGGCGGGCCCTCAGCCGCTGGCGGCGGAATCGCGATGTATGGCTCTGCACCGCTACTCGGGCAGAACCTGATCGTGAACAACAACTCGGATATCGGCGCCGGCGTTTACTTTAGCGTGCCATCGGCCTCGACGGGGCCTTTGATCGTCAACAATACGATTTTGGGAAACGATGCCACGCGAGGTCTTGGTTCCGCGATTTATGCGGACGGATTCGCCGGCCCCGCCGAGTTGATCAATAATCTGCTGCTTGCACCAGGCAGTGAAAACGTCGTGTTTTGCAGTCCGTACGGTCTGGCGATCAATCCTTCGCGTCGTGCTAACGGCCTGAAATCATTCGGCGGCTGCGGAGTCGCGCGTGACAATTGCTTCTTCATTTCGATTGAATCGACAAATCTTGCGGCGAGAGCAATCTAA